In Bacillota bacterium, the following proteins share a genomic window:
- the trxA gene encoding thioredoxin codes for MAEIEVDSASFQSEVAGSELPVLVDFWADWCAPCRMLAPIVEELAEEYEGRLKVARLDVDANPDLASRFGVMSIPTLLIFKEGAPVERLVGYRPKEQLKRAIDKVLG; via the coding sequence GTGGCCGAGATCGAGGTGGACAGCGCCAGCTTCCAGTCCGAGGTGGCGGGGTCGGAGCTGCCGGTTCTGGTCGACTTCTGGGCCGACTGGTGCGCCCCGTGCCGGATGCTGGCGCCCATCGTCGAGGAGCTGGCCGAGGAGTACGAGGGGCGGCTCAAGGTGGCGCGGCTGGACGTGGACGCCAACCCCGACCTGGCCTCCCGGTTCGGGGTCATGAGCATCCCGACGCTCCTGATCTTCAAGGAAGGAGCGCCGGTGGAGCGGCTGGTGGGCTACCGTCCCAAGGAGCAGCTGAAGCGCGCCATCGACAAGGTGCTCGGCTGA
- a CDS encoding SUF system NifU family Fe-S cluster assembly protein has protein sequence MSSLDELYKAVLLDHYTHPRNRGTVEGGGSPVDLRNPSCGDTIRLTLRLDPEGRIADIRFLGQGCSISQASASIMTEAVKGKPGEEALRLAERFKAMLRGEAELTPEDGDLLALEGVRQFPVRVKCATLAWNALEKGLAEAKRAEAGEKETKAGE, from the coding sequence ATGTCCTCCTTGGATGAGCTGTACAAGGCGGTCCTGCTGGACCATTACACCCACCCCCGCAACCGCGGCACGGTGGAGGGGGGCGGCTCGCCGGTCGACCTGCGCAACCCCAGCTGCGGCGACACCATCCGCCTGACGCTCCGCCTGGACCCGGAGGGGAGGATCGCCGACATCCGCTTCCTGGGGCAGGGCTGTTCGATCAGCCAGGCCTCCGCCTCCATCATGACCGAGGCGGTGAAGGGGAAACCGGGGGAGGAAGCGCTCCGGCTGGCCGAGCGTTTCAAGGCCATGCTGCGCGGGGAGGCGGAGCTGACGCCGGAGGACGGCGACCTCCTCGCCCTGGAGGGTGTCCGCCAGTTCCCGGTGCGGGTCAAGTGCGCCACGCTGGCCTGGAACGCGCTGGAGAAGGGACTGGCCGAGGCGAAGAGGGCGGAAGCGGGCGAGAAGGAGACGAAGGCGGGCGAATAG
- a CDS encoding response regulator transcription factor → MKERILVVDDDPKITSMLRRNLTLEGYEVSSASNGEEALRQIRDSVPDLVVLDVMMPGVDGIEVCRRLRSAGESVPILMLTARDEVSDRVLGLDAGADDYLVKPFAFDELSARIRALLRRRQGGSERVLRFADLTVDLAAREVVRGGREIQLTATEFELLVYFLRHPRQVLSRESILENVWGYDFGGSSNVLEVYVGYLRQKLEQEGEPRLIHTVRGAGYVLRDGAAPGRESG, encoded by the coding sequence GTGAAGGAGCGGATCCTCGTCGTCGACGACGATCCCAAGATCACTTCCATGTTGAGGCGGAACCTGACGCTGGAGGGCTACGAGGTTTCGAGCGCTTCCAACGGCGAGGAGGCCTTGCGCCAGATCCGGGACTCGGTCCCCGACCTCGTGGTGCTCGATGTGATGATGCCTGGTGTGGACGGGATCGAGGTCTGCCGGCGCCTCCGCTCCGCCGGCGAGTCGGTGCCGATCCTGATGCTGACCGCCCGGGACGAGGTCTCCGACCGCGTGCTCGGCCTGGACGCAGGCGCGGACGACTACCTGGTCAAGCCCTTCGCCTTCGACGAGCTGAGCGCCCGCATCCGGGCGCTGCTGCGGCGCCGCCAGGGTGGGAGCGAGAGGGTCCTGCGCTTCGCCGACCTGACCGTGGACCTGGCCGCCCGCGAGGTGGTGCGCGGCGGGCGCGAGATCCAGCTGACGGCGACGGAGTTCGAGCTGCTCGTCTACTTCCTGCGGCATCCGCGCCAGGTGCTGAGCCGCGAGAGCATCCTGGAGAACGTCTGGGGGTACGACTTTGGCGGCTCCTCCAACGTGCTGGAGGTGTACGTCGGCTACCTGAGGCAGAAGCTGGAGCAGGAGGGCGAGCCGCGCCTGATCCACACCGTCCGGGGCGCGGGTTATGTCCTGCGCGACGGGGCCGCGCCCGGACGGGAGAGCGGGTGA
- a CDS encoding AI-2E family transporter, with protein sequence MDWERYPAVLGTILLSIVLAGIVVWLLSHFLTTLLVIAFSALLAFVVSPAVDAVERLVRVRGVAIAVVVVVGAGTLGGGIFLLAGPVVRQLTQLVETLPHWITRAQAEFPHWLDFLAQQGIVLDLRSLQGELINRLQSSLSTILSATGAVASTVSSTVANVVLALVLMVYWLIYGERIWQSFLLRLPHHVQPLARLVAAAASRALGGYFRGQVTLALIIGVLHGVGSWALGLPYSAIIGVLGGLFELVPMFGAVLGAIPGVLIALLQPHPFPLTLWVVLYFVLVQQLEGNVLAPRITGHAVGIHPLTALIALTAGFEIAGLLGGLVAVPLVGMFTSILRNLGPAVEALRRGSQPPPDLPPDGGSGTGSGGRDEGDAGPGAPGDGTAGQPRHPAPDAHEPPPRRLPLRRRPPRG encoded by the coding sequence TTGGACTGGGAGCGCTACCCCGCCGTACTGGGCACGATCCTCCTGAGCATCGTCCTGGCGGGTATCGTCGTCTGGCTGCTCAGCCACTTCCTGACGACGCTCCTGGTGATCGCCTTCTCCGCCCTGCTCGCCTTCGTGGTCAGCCCCGCCGTGGACGCCGTGGAGCGGCTGGTCCGCGTCCGCGGCGTGGCCATCGCCGTGGTGGTCGTGGTGGGGGCGGGCACCCTGGGCGGCGGCATCTTCCTCCTCGCCGGGCCGGTGGTCCGCCAGCTGACCCAGCTGGTCGAGACGTTGCCGCACTGGATCACCCGGGCCCAGGCGGAGTTCCCGCACTGGCTCGACTTCCTGGCCCAGCAGGGGATCGTCCTCGACCTGCGCTCGCTTCAGGGCGAGCTGATCAACCGCCTGCAGAGCAGCCTCTCGACCATCCTGTCGGCCACCGGCGCCGTCGCCAGCACCGTCAGCTCCACCGTCGCCAACGTCGTCCTGGCGCTGGTCCTGATGGTCTACTGGCTGATCTACGGCGAGCGGATCTGGCAGAGCTTCCTGCTCCGCCTGCCGCATCACGTCCAGCCGCTGGCACGGCTGGTCGCCGCCGCCGCCAGCCGGGCACTGGGTGGCTACTTCCGCGGTCAGGTGACGCTGGCGCTGATCATCGGCGTTCTCCACGGCGTCGGCTCATGGGCGCTGGGGCTCCCCTACTCCGCCATCATCGGCGTGCTGGGCGGCCTCTTCGAGCTGGTCCCCATGTTCGGTGCGGTGCTGGGCGCCATCCCCGGCGTGCTGATCGCGCTCCTCCAGCCGCACCCCTTCCCCCTGACCCTCTGGGTGGTCCTCTACTTCGTGCTGGTGCAGCAGCTGGAGGGGAACGTGCTGGCGCCGCGTATCACCGGCCATGCCGTGGGCATCCACCCGCTCACCGCGCTGATCGCCCTGACCGCCGGCTTCGAGATCGCCGGCCTCCTGGGCGGCCTGGTGGCGGTGCCGCTGGTGGGCATGTTCACGTCCATCCTCCGCAACCTCGGTCCCGCCGTGGAGGCGCTCCGCCGCGGGAGCCAGCCGCCTCCCGACCTGCCGCCCGACGGCGGCAGCGGCACCGGCTCCGGCGGTCGCGACGAGGGGGACGCCGGACCCGGAGCTCCCGGGGACGGTACCGCCGGCCAGCCCCGGCACCCCGCCCCGGACGCCCACGAGCCGCCCCCCCGCCGGCTGCCGCTCCGCCGCCGGCCCCCCCGGGGCTAG
- a CDS encoding HAMP domain-containing sensor histidine kinase, with protein sequence MSVRLRLTLWYSGVLAVTLLLLGLLLYAIMSNLLLRDVDRNLATQAGNILRSTQIRMVEPFQMVVQIPPLNTYATAGLMVQVYDLSGRVRARSANLGEGTLPFEPVDRRSTVPEHPVFVTYGEGRQALRTYQVPIALSDGKVVGALEVAQPLLGLSETLARLRFLLITGSALTVLAAAVVGWFLASVALAPIGRITSAARAIGLSRDFSRRVAYEGPQDEIGTLAATFNQMLSGLQAAHSALQQSFDAQRRFLADVSHELRTPLTVVRGNVEYLRRAGGLTGDEEAALRDIGDESERMSRLVSDLLLLARADAGQHLRLEPAEPLAILRSALRQARVFRRDVQIVGVDLEPLEGVTIRCQPDYFKELFMILLDNAVRHSPAGGTVSLAARRVDPWLELAVQDQGPGIPPEEQEKIFERFYRGRAEHGRARDGTGLGLSIARWIAQEHGGSIHVESSPGQGARFVVRVPLASGSGEVARKPAASPAVPTA encoded by the coding sequence ATGTCGGTCCGGCTGCGGCTTACGCTCTGGTATAGCGGTGTGCTGGCCGTCACCCTGCTTCTCCTGGGCCTCCTGCTCTACGCCATCATGTCCAACCTGCTCCTGCGGGACGTGGACCGGAACCTGGCCACGCAGGCGGGCAACATCCTCCGCTCCACGCAGATCCGGATGGTGGAGCCGTTCCAGATGGTCGTCCAGATCCCGCCGCTCAACACCTACGCCACGGCGGGGCTGATGGTCCAGGTCTACGACCTGAGCGGGCGGGTCCGCGCCCGGTCGGCCAACCTGGGAGAGGGGACACTCCCCTTCGAGCCCGTGGACCGTCGCAGCACCGTCCCGGAGCACCCGGTCTTCGTCACCTACGGGGAAGGGCGGCAGGCGCTGCGCACCTACCAGGTGCCGATCGCGCTGAGCGACGGGAAGGTGGTGGGCGCGCTGGAGGTGGCGCAGCCGCTCCTGGGGCTGTCGGAGACGCTGGCGCGGCTCCGCTTCCTCTTGATCACGGGGTCGGCGCTGACCGTGCTGGCCGCGGCGGTGGTGGGCTGGTTCCTCGCCAGCGTGGCGCTGGCGCCCATCGGGCGGATCACCAGCGCCGCCCGCGCCATCGGCCTCTCGCGCGACTTCTCGCGGCGCGTCGCCTACGAGGGGCCCCAGGACGAGATCGGTACGCTGGCGGCCACCTTCAACCAGATGCTGAGCGGCCTGCAGGCGGCCCACAGCGCGCTCCAGCAGAGCTTCGACGCGCAGCGGCGCTTCCTGGCCGACGTCTCCCACGAGCTCCGGACGCCGCTGACCGTGGTGCGGGGGAACGTGGAGTACCTCCGCCGTGCGGGAGGCCTGACAGGCGACGAGGAGGCGGCGCTCCGGGACATCGGCGACGAGTCGGAGCGGATGTCCCGGCTGGTCTCGGACCTGCTCCTCCTGGCGCGGGCGGACGCGGGCCAGCACCTCCGCCTCGAGCCGGCAGAACCGCTCGCCATCCTGCGCTCGGCGCTCCGGCAGGCGCGCGTCTTCCGCCGCGACGTCCAGATCGTCGGGGTCGACCTGGAGCCCCTGGAGGGTGTCACCATCCGCTGCCAGCCCGACTACTTCAAGGAGCTCTTCATGATCCTCCTGGACAACGCGGTCCGGCACAGCCCGGCGGGCGGGACCGTCTCTCTGGCGGCCCGGCGGGTCGACCCGTGGCTCGAGCTGGCCGTCCAGGACCAGGGCCCCGGCATCCCGCCGGAGGAGCAGGAGAAGATTTTCGAGCGCTTCTACCGCGGGCGCGCCGAGCATGGCCGGGCCCGCGACGGCACGGGCCTCGGCCTCTCCATCGCGCGCTGGATCGCCCAGGAGCACGGCGGCAGCATCCACGTCGAGAGCAGCCCCGGTCAGGGAGCGCGCTTCGTGGTCCGCGTGCCGCTCGCCTCCGGCTCCGGAGAGGTCGCCAGGAAGCCGGCTGCCTCCCCGGCCGTCCCCACCGCCTGA
- the nth gene encoding endonuclease III has product MLRTLSRLYPEPRTALRWTTPFELLVATMLSAQSTDAGVNRVTERLFAGPHEPEDLCRMGAERLAEEIRALGLFRSKARHIVETACILAREYGGRVPRTLEELTRLPGVGRKTANVVLANAFGLPAIAVDTHVFRVSHRLHLADGRTPEATERQLQARVPRRLWSKAHHWLILHGRRVCTARRPRCGECPLLPWCPSGLAGQAGGDGTGGRRPQAVGTAGEAAGFLATSPEPEASGTRTTKRAP; this is encoded by the coding sequence ATCCTGAGGACCCTCTCGCGGCTCTACCCCGAGCCGCGGACCGCCCTGCGCTGGACGACACCCTTCGAGCTGCTGGTGGCGACCATGCTCTCGGCCCAGTCCACCGACGCGGGCGTCAACCGCGTGACGGAACGGCTCTTCGCGGGCCCCCACGAGCCCGAGGACCTCTGCAGGATGGGGGCGGAGAGGCTGGCCGAGGAGATCCGGGCGCTCGGCCTCTTCCGCTCCAAGGCGCGGCACATCGTGGAGACCGCCTGCATCCTCGCCCGGGAGTACGGCGGTCGGGTGCCGCGGACGCTGGAGGAGCTGACCCGGCTGCCCGGGGTCGGGAGGAAGACGGCCAACGTGGTGCTGGCCAACGCCTTCGGCCTGCCGGCCATCGCGGTGGACACCCACGTCTTCCGCGTCTCCCACCGCCTCCACCTGGCCGACGGCCGGACGCCCGAGGCGACGGAACGCCAGCTGCAGGCGCGCGTCCCGCGCCGGCTCTGGTCGAAGGCGCATCACTGGCTGATCCTGCACGGCCGCAGGGTCTGCACGGCGCGCCGGCCCCGCTGCGGCGAGTGCCCGCTCCTGCCCTGGTGTCCGTCTGGTCTGGCAGGCCAGGCCGGCGGGGATGGGACGGGGGGCCGGCGGCCTCAGGCGGTGGGGACGGCCGGGGAGGCAGCCGGCTTCCTGGCGACCTCTCCGGAGCCGGAGGCGAGCGGCACGCGGACCACGAAGCGCGCTCCCTGA
- a CDS encoding glycosyltransferase, with translation MPRLPLPWLFTAAGAALFAGHGLAAAARLRRLGALTPSRPTGEAQAALPPEVSVVRPVHGGGRAALDGLESWLRLEEARDVEFVFAFQEPDDPVLRALPALRRRHPRRRIRAVVAPVEPGYTGKGANLLHGVAAARGRFLVLADADMVAAPGALLALVEPLRRPGGERTAVSAVPVHRGARGLWGLLYQTHMNATVLAEWLPWAGRLDVGAPGAAVALRRSLLEGIGGVPAFGRHINDDVRLGQLVRRAGGRIVLGPLLLSPVGRKSRAQLESLLARGALIFRRMLPAHLQAVHHLVHYAYLPMAALGLGDRRWLQAAGLYLLAKMGLSAWVARRIGEPPLPAALAVPLLDAASWLAEARTLRRGRLRWGGLEYRADGAGRLAVPAGHDPARHETR, from the coding sequence GTGCCCAGGCTTCCCCTTCCTTGGCTCTTCACAGCGGCCGGGGCCGCGCTCTTCGCCGGCCACGGGCTGGCGGCGGCGGCGCGCCTCCGGCGCCTGGGGGCGCTCACGCCCTCCCGGCCCACGGGAGAGGCGCAGGCGGCCCTGCCACCCGAGGTGAGCGTGGTGCGGCCGGTCCACGGCGGCGGCCGGGCCGCCCTGGACGGGCTGGAGTCCTGGCTCCGCCTGGAGGAGGCGCGGGACGTCGAATTCGTCTTCGCCTTCCAGGAACCCGACGATCCTGTGCTCCGTGCTCTGCCGGCGCTCCGCCGGCGTCACCCCCGCCGCAGGATCCGCGCGGTGGTGGCGCCGGTGGAACCGGGGTACACCGGGAAAGGCGCCAACCTCCTGCACGGGGTGGCCGCCGCCCGGGGCCGCTTCCTGGTGCTGGCCGACGCCGACATGGTGGCGGCGCCGGGCGCCCTGCTCGCGCTGGTGGAGCCGCTCCGCCGGCCGGGTGGGGAACGGACCGCCGTCAGCGCCGTACCCGTCCACCGCGGGGCGCGGGGCCTCTGGGGCCTCCTCTACCAGACGCACATGAACGCCACCGTGCTGGCCGAGTGGCTTCCCTGGGCGGGTCGCCTGGACGTGGGCGCGCCGGGGGCGGCGGTCGCCCTCCGCCGGTCGCTGCTGGAGGGCATCGGCGGCGTGCCCGCCTTCGGCCGCCACATCAACGACGACGTCCGGCTGGGGCAGCTGGTCCGCCGCGCCGGCGGTCGCATCGTGCTCGGCCCGCTGCTGCTCTCGCCGGTGGGCAGGAAGAGCCGGGCGCAGCTGGAAAGCCTTCTGGCGCGGGGTGCGCTCATCTTCCGGCGGATGCTGCCGGCGCATCTGCAAGCGGTCCACCACCTGGTACACTACGCCTACCTCCCCATGGCGGCGCTGGGGCTGGGGGATCGTCGTTGGCTCCAGGCGGCGGGTCTCTACCTCCTGGCCAAGATGGGCCTCTCCGCCTGGGTGGCGCGCCGGATCGGCGAGCCGCCGCTGCCGGCGGCCCTGGCGGTGCCGCTGCTGGACGCCGCTTCCTGGCTGGCCGAGGCGCGGACGCTGCGCCGGGGCAGGCTCCGCTGGGGCGGCCTGGAGTACCGGGCCGACGGCGCGGGGCGACTCGCCGTTCCGGCCGGCCACGACCCCGCACGTCACGAGACGCGATGA
- a CDS encoding Xaa-Pro peptidase family protein, translating to MLGIGRKTLEERRRRVRAELDQRGLKALVAFSPSHVRYLSNFAFIATERPMALVLTAGKTWLFVPRLEVEHAELTAWVDEVLAYPEYPDEEHPMLHLARFLRDRGLAGARLGVDSDGYAGGYGYAGPRLSEVLSEATVERAGDIVTRMSQVKSPEEVELIRESVRWGHLAHRYLQEAIRPGRTETEISLQATGQATLAMIRTVGELLPPNSGPAFAGFRGQVGKGSALPHAVTTHARIRAGDVLVTGASANVGGYGSELERTLVVGAPTPEQERLFQLMVRAQQVAFDQIRPGVTCAQVDAAVRAFFRDEGLEAYWRHHTGHGLGMGMHEAPFLDVGDPTPLEPGMVFSLEPGIYVPGFAGFRHSDTILVTDSGAEWLTYYPRDLASLTVEA from the coding sequence ATGCTGGGGATCGGCAGGAAGACGCTCGAGGAGCGGCGTCGGCGGGTGCGCGCCGAGCTGGACCAGCGAGGGCTGAAGGCGCTGGTCGCCTTCAGCCCGAGCCATGTCCGCTACCTCTCCAACTTCGCCTTCATCGCCACCGAGCGGCCGATGGCGCTGGTCTTGACCGCCGGGAAGACCTGGCTCTTCGTGCCCCGCCTGGAGGTGGAGCATGCCGAGCTGACGGCCTGGGTGGACGAGGTGCTCGCCTACCCGGAGTACCCGGACGAGGAGCACCCGATGCTTCACCTGGCGCGGTTCCTGCGCGACCGCGGGCTGGCGGGAGCCCGGCTGGGGGTGGACTCGGACGGGTATGCGGGCGGCTACGGCTACGCGGGGCCGCGGCTGAGCGAGGTGCTCTCCGAGGCGACGGTGGAGCGGGCCGGCGACATCGTCACGCGCATGAGCCAGGTCAAGTCGCCGGAAGAGGTGGAGCTGATCCGCGAGAGCGTCCGCTGGGGCCATCTGGCCCATCGCTACCTGCAGGAGGCGATCCGGCCCGGGCGGACCGAGACCGAGATCAGCCTGCAGGCGACCGGGCAGGCGACGCTGGCCATGATCCGGACGGTGGGGGAGCTGCTGCCGCCCAACTCGGGACCGGCCTTCGCCGGCTTCCGCGGGCAGGTGGGGAAGGGCTCGGCGCTCCCCCACGCCGTCACCACCCACGCGCGCATCCGGGCGGGTGACGTCCTGGTCACCGGCGCCTCGGCCAACGTCGGCGGCTACGGGAGCGAGCTGGAGCGGACGCTGGTGGTGGGGGCGCCGACGCCGGAGCAGGAGCGCCTCTTCCAGCTCATGGTGCGGGCGCAGCAGGTCGCCTTCGACCAGATCCGGCCCGGCGTCACCTGCGCGCAGGTGGACGCCGCCGTCCGCGCCTTCTTCCGTGACGAGGGGTTGGAGGCCTACTGGCGCCACCACACCGGGCACGGGCTGGGCATGGGGATGCACGAGGCGCCCTTCCTCGACGTGGGCGATCCCACCCCGCTCGAGCCGGGCATGGTCTTCAGCCTCGAGCCGGGGATCTACGTGCCCGGCTTTGCGGGTTTTCGACACTCGGATACGATCTTGGTCACGGACAGCGGGGCCGAGTGGCTCACCTACTATCCCAGGGACTTGGCCTCGCTGACCGTCGAGGCCTGA